In Bacteroidia bacterium, the sequence AATCTTGAAATTCCGTCAAGAATTAATTCATTTGCATTTCGTTCGTTTTTTTCAATTTTACTTAAAGTAGAGGTGTCAATATCTAACTCTGCTGCCACTTTTCTAAGTGGAAGGTTTGCACTTTCTCTAAGTTCTCGGATATATTCTCCAAATGATATTTTTTCTACCGTTGACATTTTTTGCTTTGGCACATTTTGTCC encodes:
- a CDS encoding helix-turn-helix domain-containing protein; the encoded protein is MSTVEKISFGEYIRELRESANLPLRKVAAELDIDTSTLSKIEKNERNANELILDGISRFFNIKKSELKLRYLSDKITYQLIDEDNGLEILKVAEEKIKYQRRESKK